One window from the genome of Salvia miltiorrhiza cultivar Shanhuang (shh) chromosome 7, IMPLAD_Smil_shh, whole genome shotgun sequence encodes:
- the LOC130993997 gene encoding F-box protein CPR1-like, which yields MSRLPVKSLMRFKSVCKSWNNLISESRFSKLHLQRSMDGNRINFTYLSGCDTTLAYEASTGKLMQSDDDDDVALSVLAYCNGLFCIALADDLFLFNPCSRKARKIPNSPVEFPTGASTWASVFFGLGHRAASDDYQLVRISMFGDVDFSTEVKIYSRNSEAWRVVGDFPYDYPLSRPGVFAAGCLHWIVSVWDGGVHHHRVALLDLEDDSYRSIQLPDFGGRVPPFFDIGALDGKLVVFYYSSSDGASSIWILEEHGRAKSWTRIKIATDCVSSLEAFVYFQPLCFLKPGRILVRLGAKMVAGFHVAEKRYYNIYMPHILECQMVSFLESLVSPDALL from the coding sequence ATGTCGAGGTTGCCTGTGAAATCCCTTATGAGATTCAAAAGTGTATGCAAATCATGGAACAATCTCATCTCGGAATCTCGCTTCTCAAAGCTTCACCTCCAACGATCCATGGATGGCAACCGCATCAATTTCACCTACTTGAGCGGTTGCGACACTACTTTGGCATACGAAGCCAGCACCGGCAAATTAATGCAAtccgacgacgacgacgacgttGCATTAAGCGTCCTAGCTTACTGCAACGGCTTGTTCTGCATCGCCCTGGCCGACGATCTCTTTCTATTCAACCCATGCTCCAGAAAAGCTAGAAAAATCCCCAATTCGCCGGTCGAATTCCCAACAGGCGCCTCCACGTGGGCCTCTGTATTCTTCGGCCTCGGCCACCGCGCTGCCTCTGACGATTACCAACTGGTGAGGATCTCCATGTTCGGAGATGTGGATTTTTCAACAGAGGTGAAGATTTATTCGAGAAACAGCGAGGCATGGAGGGTGGTGGGGGACTTCCCGTACGACTACCCGCTCAGCCGCCCCGGCGTGTTCGCTGCGGGGTGTCTGCATTGGATCGTGTCGGTGTGGGATGGCGGCGTTCATCATCACAGAGTTGCTCTGCTCGATCTCGAAGACGACAGCTACCGCTCTATCCAGCTGCCGGATTTTGGAGGCAGAGTGCCGCCGTTTTTCGACATTGGAGCCTTGGACGGTAAGCTCGTGGTGTTCTACTACTCCTCCTCCGACGGGGCCTCGAGCATCTGGATACTAGAGGAGCACGGCAGGGCAAAGTCGTGGACGAGGATCAAGATCGCGACGGATTGCGTGAGCAGCTTAGAGGCTTTCGTCTACTTCCAGCCGCTGTGTTTCTTGAAGCCGGGGCGGATCCTGGTCCGTCTTGGCGCCAAAATGGTTGCGGGTTTTCATGTGGCGGAGAAGCGGTATTACAATATCTACATGCCGCACATTTTGGAGTGTCAAATGGTTAGCTTTCTGGAGAGCCTCGTATCGCCAGATGCTCTGCTTTAG